The DNA window CGGGCAGGAGGTATTTCGGGTCGGGATGGATTTCGAGCTTTATGAAATCAGTGCCGAAGCAGTCACGGGCAAGGTTGGCGGCGAGGACGGCTTCGTCGGCGGTGCGCACGCCTGAGGTGTTGGGGAGAAACTGGACATGGTCGCGGTTGATGTGGCGCAGCATGTCGTCGTCCTCCTCATGTTCCATGTCAATGCGTTTCATGGCTACTGTAATCATCTGTGATTCAGAAGCAAGGATTGATTCAAGCATGAGCTTGTTGGAGGAAAATTTGCCTGTTCCGACAAACAGACGGGATGTAAAATCCCTTTCCCCTATGGTCAGAATATCATTCATAGGTGGTTACTATATATTGTTATTTTAATGGTTCGGAAGCTTGTCGCGGCTTAGCGCTTGCGGTATTTTTCGGCTGCTTCGTGGATTTTTTCAAGCGCCTGTCGCGTATAGGCTACAGGGTCGGGGGAATTGATGATCGCACCGCTCATTGCTATGCCGTTGACACCGGTCTGCATGATAGCGTCGATATCGTCGATTGTGATTCCACCGATGGCCACGATAGGGAGCAGAATATCTTCTGCACGCACTTCATTGACTATCGCCGCATATCCGTCGAGACCGATGACAGGCGATAGTTTTTCTTTTGTTGTCGTGTAGCGGAACGGGCCGAGTCCTACATAGTCGACATCCCATCCTTTGAAACCCTTGATGTCGGCTGCGGTGTTGGCCGTGCATCCGATGATTGTTTCCGCCCCCATAGTCTCGCGTGCGAGCAGCGGGTTCATGTCGTTTTTGCCGAGATGGACACCGTGGACCGACATTTCCATCGCCAGCTCCACACGGTCGTCGAACACGAGGAAGGCTTCGCTTTCCTGACAGAGCGGAATGATTTCAAGTGCAGTCTGGCGGAATTCTTCGTCGCTTGCGTCTTTCAGGCGAAGCTGAATCCATTTACAGCCGCCTTCGAGCGCCATCTGCACTTCTTCGGCTATCGAGTATTTGTCTGAGGGATGGGTTATGAACTGTAGCATATATTTCTTGTTTATAATTCCTTATTGAGTCGGGAGATAAAATCTGTCATCCGGCCGACGTTCTCTCCCCACGGCAGAGCGCCGAGCATCGCAAAACCTGTGAAATTGTAACGTTTGAGGAAGTCGATGCGTTCGGGATTTACTCCTCCGAGTGCGATGACCTTTGTGGGAGCGCCGCTCAGGCGCAAGAGTTCTTCATGGCTGTAGGCTGCCATGTAGCCTGATTTTGAAATGCTGTCGAACACCGGGCTGAGGGTCACATAGTCCATCGTGCCGCCGGCCATCACTTCGTCGATCGAGTGGCACGACCGGCTCAGTCCTCCGCTGTAGCCGTGGGGCGCGACAGGGCAGCGGCGGTTGAGGTGCAGCCCTCCGAGCCGATAGCGGCTGATGAGGTCGAAGTGGTCGTGAATCACGAGCCGTGTGTGCATCTGAGGAGGGATTGCCTCTATGAGCCGTCGCATATCGGCTGGTGAAGCTGACGGATGGCGCAGGTGAACTCTGTCCCATCCGTTGGTGATGAGGGTGCAGACCATCGCCGCTTCATTTTTCTCGTCGATGTTTTCAGGTGTTATTGCGATTTTCAACATGTGCAGCCGTCTGTCGTGACAGGTCTAACCTCCGTAGAAAGCCTTGATGATTACAATACTGTCGCCGTCGGCAAGTTTTTTCGACGGGCGCAGTATGGCCGGGACTACCGCTCCGTTGAGCGCCGTGGCTATTCCCTGCGGTTTTATATCCTTTGCGTCAAGAGCGTCCTGAAGGGTAGAGCCTTCGGGAAGTTCGAGCGAAACTTCGTTGATTGTTATTTTCATCGTCGGTTGGGATTGAAATTTTTTAGTCTTCGGGGAGAGAAGAAGTGGTTGAGAGGGCCGTGGCCTTTGCCCGTAGTGATCCAAGAACCTTCCTCCAGCGCATGCGTGACATAGAGTTTGCCGAGTCTTACCGCATCGGCAAGGCTGTTGCCGACGGCGAGATATGATGCGATAGCCGAGGAGAGTGTACATCCCGTCCCGTGGGTATTTTTTGTGTCGACGGCATCGGCACGCAGCTCGATTGTCTCATCACGTTCTCCGAGGTAAAGATAGTCGATTTTGAAATCCTTGTTCCCGCTGTCACCACCTTTTATAAGAATGTTCCTGCATCCCATCTCGCGGAGACGGTCGATCTGACGTGTTAAGTCTGTCTCACCTGTCAGGGCTTTGGCTTCGGCGAGATTAGGGGTGACAAGGGTGCTCAGCGGAAATATTTTTTTCACAAGCACTTCGACGGCATCCTCTTCAAGCAACACTGATCCTGAGGTGGAAACCATCACCGGGTCTAATATTATGTTGGCCGGACTGTAACGGCTGAGGCATGTGGCTACGGCATCGGCGACTTCGGCGTTGCAGAGCATTCCGATTTTTACGGCAAGCGGAGTGATGTCGGTCATCACCATTTCAATCTGATCGGTGACAACGGTCGGTGTGACAGGCATGATGGAACGTACGCCTGTTGTGTTTTGCGCTGTTATTGAAGTGATTGCCGACATCGCATAGCAGCCTATGGCCGACATCGTTTTAATGTCGGCCTGAATGCCTGCACCTCCCGACGAGTCGGAGCCTGCAATAGTGAGTACTGGATAATAGGTTCTCATCGCTGTTTTCAAATCATGGATGCACCTCGCGCATACGCAACGGAGGTGGATTTTTATCAAAATGACAAAGCGATGGGTTGAAATGATGTCCTCCCGGCCATTGTTAATTGAAAATGGCCTGTGAGTTCGACGGCTTCCATGACATATTCAGAGTCTATGGCATGAAGCGAGGACAAGTGCAATCCCTTCGGCGGTACTAACCGCATCAGGTTCAGAGGGTATCATCTCAGCGGACTGATAAGTGGCCCGCACCCCTTTGTCACCGCAAAGTTAGGTTTTTATATTTGAATAAGCAAATAGGATGTGGTTGAAAATTTTTTGCATGGTATAACAGTCATACAACCTAATTTTTATCAATATACCGTCTGGGATAGTGAAATATAGTTAAAATTGTGTTAAAAACGTATGTTAAACTTTTTTGCCTATTGCAAATTGGCGGCTATGTACTAATTTTGTTGGTGATTCATATTGTAATTCTTTTTTTTACTATTTTATTATGAATAGGCTTATTTTATTCGTCGCAATTGTCTTTTCTTCGGTAGTGAAAGGATATGCACAGCGCATCGAGCCGAAAGAACCGGCTATGTTTGAAGTGCTTTTCACTAAACATGTCGTGAGGGACACTGTCTCTGAGGTCGAGAAGCATCCATGGCCCGACGCGCAGATGGCCCTGCGTGTAGGCAAGACCTCTGCAATGTTCTACCCGGTGCTTAAATTTTTCAGGGATTCACTTGCCCACTACAATTCGGATCTGTATTGGCAGCTTGACAGGGCAAATTTCGAAGAGGAGCGCAGGACCAAGGTCTGGAAACCGCTCGGTGGCTGGGAGAACGAATATATTTTCAAAAACATGCCCGAAGGTAAGTGGACTGTAGCCAACTACTTCGATATGGAGCGCCGGGTCTATGAAGAGGAGATTGAGACACCCGTGTGGGAGATTGCCGATTCGGTCAAGACGATTTTAGGCTATGAATGCCAGCTCGCCTTCACTGATTTTCGTGGCCGAAGATGGTCGGCGTGGTTCACCCCGGAAATCCCTGTCGCCGAAGGGCCGTGGAAACTCAGCGGACTGCCGGGTCTGATACTTGAAGCCTACGATGCCAAGCGCCATTATGTCTTTACATCTACAGGCATCGTGAAAGACAATCTTGGAGACGTTGGCATCTATATTTTCCGTGACTATTTCAAGACCACCCGCGACAAGTATCTCAACGACCGTTACAAATACATAACCTCCACCACAAGTATGGGCAGCAAGATTGCTGCGGCATACGGGGTAAAGACGAATACAGACAACGCTCCGAAGAAAGTCAAGAGGACGCCCTACGATTTTGAAGAGACTAACTATCCGCATTAATCCGGATGAACCGGGATTGGGATGAAAATATACACTTTTGTGTATTTCCCGTATGGTTTCAACGATGTAATTTTGCCATTATGAAAAAACTCAGTGCTATAATATTGTTTCTTATGTTCATCGTGTCGGGCGTGTCGGCACAGGTGACTGTCAGCGGTATCGTGATTGATAAGGAGGACGGCTCGGCGATGGCCGGAGTCAATGTCACGCTGCGCGACTCACTCAACAAGATAAAGAGCTTCGCCACGACCGACGCGCAGGGGCGCTTCTCGATGAAGACCCGCACCGTCGAGGGTATGAAGGTCAAGGCCACATTCATGGGCTATGGCGAACGGACTGTCACTCCGGTGGCCGACGCTCCGCTGCGCATAGAGATGGAGCCAGCTGCCTTTCAGCTCAAGGAGGTGGCGGTCAAGGCCGACCGTATCCGCGAGCAGGGCGACACGATAACATATCATGTGGCATCGTTCGCCCAGAAACAGGACCACACGATAGGCGATGTGCTAAAGCGCATGCCCGGCATAGATGTAAACAATGCAGGAAAGATTCAATATCAGGGCACTGACATAAATAAATTTTACATCGAGGGCAACGACTTGCTCGGCGGACGCTACGGTGTGGCTACCAACGGAATCGCCCACGACGATATAAAATCGGTCGAAGTGATGGAAAACCATCAGCCGATGCAGGTGCTCCGTGGTCTGAGTTTCTCGGATCAGGCTGCCATCAATCTGAAGGTGAAAAACAGCGCCAAGGCAACATTCATCGCCCACGGCACACTTTCCGGCGGATGGTCTGACCAGCCTGCGGGAGCTCTTTGGAACGGTGAGATATTCACCATGATGGTGATGGGCAAATATCAGATGCTGACCACTTTCAAGGGAAATAATACGGGGCTTGACCTTTCAGGCCAAGTGTTTGACTTCACTGCCGACCGTTCCTCGGAGGAGCTTACGGGCTATACGTCGGTCGGAGCGCCGTCGACACCTAATCTTGCGAGAAAACGCAGCTATTTCAACCGTTCGTGGATGGTTTCTTCGAGCCATCTGTGGAAGACGAAGAAAGGGTCTGACATACGTCTGCAGCTTGACTACAACAATGACCGCGTGACGGCTCAGGGCATATCGGCCACCACATATTTCCTTGAATCAGGCGATAAGGTGATTCTCGAAGACCGCAATTCGCTCAGCCACCGCAACGCCATTAAAGGCAAATTCATCTATGAGGCGAATGAAAAGACATATTTTCTCAACAATACCCTTTCGGCCGATCTTTCGTGGAACGACCTGCGTCTCAACACTACCGGCTCGCTCCCGAATGTCCAGTCGACGCGCAATCCGGAATACTCCGTAACCAACGATCTTAAAATCATTAAGCGTTTCGGCAAAAACCGCCTTATAACCTTCACCAGCCGTAACGAATGGAACTCACTGCCCGAGCATCTCACTGTCAGCCGTGATGGCGGCGAGGCTTACGGACAGCAGGTGAAGCAGTATTCGTTCTATACCGACGAACGCGCATCGTACGGTCTCGTCCTGAATCGTGTGCTTCTTTCGCTCGAAGGCGGTCTTACCGGTTACTTCCGCCACCTTGACACAGATCTGTGGGGAGTCGAGCTTGAAGGCATCACCGGGTCTGAAGGGCTGACCACTGACTATCTGCGTGTATATGCCTCGCCTAAATTCGAATGGAGCCACCGCAAAGTTGAGCTGACGCTCGGTCTGCCTGTCAATTTCTATACCTATTTCTTTTCCGGCGCTCTCGCCGACCGCAGCGAGTTTTTCATTTCGCCGTCGCTCTCGGCCAAATGGAAAATAACCCCTCGCATGAGCCTCAGGTTGAGTGGCAGCGCACGCCGGAGTCCCGCATCGCTCCACAACATACATGATGCGTCTATTCTCACCGACTACCGCACATTCAATTCGGGGACAGACGACTATTATACCTCTTCCGGCCAGGCTGTGTCGATATCCTATATGTTCCGCAACGCGCGCAAGGGGATATTCATCAATGCTTTAGGCCGATATTCATGGAACAGGTCTAAATTCGGCAGTGTCCAGAACATTCTCGGCGACTATATATTCTATTCCTACACTTCACAGCCGTCATCGTCACGCGGTGTTCTTGCGTATGCGAATGTCAGCAAGACGCTTGATTTCATGCGTGGCGCGATAGGTGTCAATACGAACTATAACCGAAATGAGAACAATATGTGGTCACAGGGACTTGCCATGAACTATATCAACGACTCATTCTCTCTCGCTCCTCATGTCAACGGCAACATATCGTCGTTTGTCAACTGGAATTTTCGCTTTACATGGAGAAAGGAGTTCCTGAAAATATCGGAAATGCCGAGACAGACCACCGACAATTTCATCTATTCCGGCAGTCTGACTGTCACTCCGTGCCGGCTTGTGACATGGTCTACTGGCGGAGAGTATTACCGCAATCAGATTGAGGCAGACAACTATAAGAACATGTTTATGCTCGACTCTAAGCTGACGTTCAACATCACCAAGCGTCTTGAACTCTCGGCATCGCTGACCAACATACTTAACCGCAAGGAATATAGCTATACTTCGTTCGGGACCCTGTCGCAATATGAACGTTCGAGCCGTCTGCGCGGACGCGAATTCATGATTTCGGTCTATCTAAAAAAGTAGTGAATAAATCGGATAAAATACATAACATCAATGAGAAAAATAATTCTTTCAGTCCTCATGGCTGCTGCGTCATCATTGTCAATCATTGCAGCCGACTATCCCAAGGCACAGATAAAAGCTGTCTATACCTATAAATATCTGACCCGTCACACTGACGGTCATGATATTGAGAATACAGACAACATGATGCTTCTCGCATCGCCTGTGGCCTCGCGTTTCTTCAGTGTCAACACCGAGCAATATGATTCGCTCATGGCCCGGCCCGATGGCAAAGAAAAATATCAGCTGATGAGCCGTGAGGCCATGAAGGATGCGATTGTCCATGAAAACGGCGAAATGCGCATTGATATGTCGCGGGTGAAAAAACCGCTTGACGGGGTTGCATTTCAGGTCACACGCAAGCCGGATGCAGATGTGCTTGACGTTTATGATTCCATGGCCAAAGAAGATTATGTGTATCAGGTCCCGATGTCCGACCTCTTGTGGGAAGTCGGGGATTCGGTGAAGACTATACTCGGCTACGAGTGTCAGCAAGCCGTCTCCGACTATCATGGACGCAGATGGACCGCATGGTTTGCTCCCGATGTGCCGGTGTCGTCAGGCCCGTGGCAGCTTATGGGACTTCCCGGACTTATCATGGAGGCTGAGAGCGATGGAGGGGAGTATAGTTTCACTATCACCGGACTTGAGGCTGCTGACTGTCCGATAACCCCGCGTCCCGGCGAACGTGACCTGTTTAAGACTACACGCAAAAAATTTCTTGCCGAGAAACGTGACAGACACCTGAATCCTGAAAAATATATGCCGGGTGTCACGCTCGTAAACCGAGACGATGCCATGAAGGCAGCCCTTTCCCATGACTTAATTGAAACAGACTACAAAGATAAATAATGAAACGTATCATATTTATCACGTTCTCACTCCTCACAGCTTTTGCCTCGCAGGCAGCCGACTATCCCAAAGCACAGATAAAAGCTGTCTATACCTATAAATATCTGATCCGTCACACTGCCGGCCATGATATTGAGAATACAGACAACATGATGCTTCTCGCATCGCCTGTGGCCTCGCGTTTCTTCAGTGTCAACACCGAGGAATATGACTCGCTCATGGCCACACCTGACGGTCAGGCGAAATATCAGGAGCTGATGCGTAGTGCGGTTTCAACAGCTCTTACAATTGAGAACGGAGCTTTGTCGATTGACAAGACAAAAGTTAATGTCCCGTCGAGGGGTAAGGCTTTTCAGGTTACGCGTCGCGAGGGTGCGGACATACTTGATGTCTGCGATCAGGCTGCAAGGGAGGATTATGCCTATACAGTTCCGATGTCCGACCTCGTGTGGGAAGTCGGAGATTCAGTCAGGACAATTCTTGGATATGAATGCCAGCAGGCGGTGACCGACTATCATGGGCGCAGATGGACTGCATGGTTTGCTCCCGATGTGCCGGTGTCGTCAGGCCCGTGGCAGCTGATGGGGCTTCCCGGACTCATCATGGAGGCAGAGAGCGATGGAGGTGAGTATGCTTTTATCATAAACAGTATTGAAGCGACCGACCGTCCTATCACACCGCGTCCCGGTGAACATGAGTATATCAGAACCGACCGTATAAAGTTTCTGCGTATACTCGACGATATACGCAGAAATCCTGAAAAAGCTTTTCAGGGTTTGAAATTCGAGGTCAAACTGACGAACCGTTCCGAGTCTATAAAGGCAAAAACCGCGCATGATCTGATTGAGACGGATTATAAACAATGATATTTAATTTTATCGGACAGCAATAATAAACAATCGTCCTGTTCCTGAAAAAATACGGTGGCTTTGCCGATGATTTTTTCCTGTCCCCGTTTGCAAGGTCAGTGGAAGTTTAGTAACTTTGCAGTGTGATCGACATAGCGCAACATATAGAATACTTACTTATGCACCACGAATGTGTAGTGGTGCCCGGTTTCGGTGCATTCATGCTCAACCATGAATCAGCGCGTTATGATGCCAAGACACAGCGTTTTCTCCCTCCTTCACGGACTCTCGGCTTCAATCCGGAAGTCCGTCACAACGACGCTTTGCTGCTCGGAAGCATCTCGCGCCGGGAAGGTGTGAGCCTTGAAAATGCACGTTTGACTCTCGATGCTTCAATAGCTGCACTTCGCGGACAGTTGCAGCATTGCGGAGAAGTGGTGATGGGACATCTTGGCGTGTTCACGCCCGGTGTTACCTCTGAATCGCCTGTCTTTAACCCTTCTGACGATTCTCTCGCAGTCCGTCGTTTCGACGGACTGCAACCTCTGAATATAGTCCCGCTTGACTATGAGGAGAAAGTCGAGACCGAAGCTTACGGTTCAGAGCCGTCGGCCAACGATCCTGTGGTGATACCTTTCCCGTTAAAGATTGTCGCCTCGGTTGTAGCTGTGATTGTCGGGCTTGGCATTCTTTATTCGACGACAAGCCTTGTGAGCGGTCCGCGTGTGAATTTCGCATCGCTTGACACCGGCATAAGCTCGCGTATCGAGCGGGTGATTGATTCGACGGTCTCTGTCTCGCGTGAAATATTGCTCAACATCGCCATGCCTCCTGCAGAGGATGATGAGGCGGTGACAGTTGCCGCGACGGCTCAGCAGACTGCGCCGATCGGACGCTATATCCTTGTGGTCGGCTCGTTCCCGACCGAGAAAGCGGCCCGGAGTCACATCGCTCAGTGCAAGGACGAGGCGATGAAGATTATCGAGATGGACAGCAATTATCGCGTCTACGTGGCATCTGCTTCCGACATCAATGAAGCTCAGTCGCTTGCATCATCACTTTCGGAGCGTTATCCGGGAGTCTGGGTGTGCCGTCGCTGACGATGGATTGCCGGTCTTGAACGCCATAATTTATTCCCCCCTCATTATTCCCTCATTCAGATTAGACTTAAACTATGGATTTCCAGCAACTTCTCATCAACCGCAGAAGCATACGCCGTTATACCGACGAAAAAATTGACCCTGAGCACGTAAAGCTCATTCTTGAGGCCGGTTTGCTTTCACCTACGTCAAAAAGCTCACGTGCGTGGCAATTTGTCGTGGTCGAAGATTCCGACATGCTTTCACGGCTGGCCGACTGCAAGCCTGCAGGCGCGATGCCAGTGGCCAAGTGTCCGCTTGCGGTCGTGGTTGCTGTCGACACTACATCGACAGATCCGTGGATTGAGGACGGATCGGTTGCCGCATCGTTCATGATGCTTCAGGCTGCATCCCTCGGTCTGGGTTCATGCTGGATTCAGGTTCGCGGACGCTTCACAGCCGACAATATCCCTTCGGAGGAATATGTGCAGGAAGCGCTCGGAATGCCTGAGACCTGTATTCCCGTCTGCATCCTCACATTCGGTCATAAAGACGAGGACCGTAAGCCTCAGGATCTTGAAAAACTCAAATGGGAGAATGTCCATATAGGGAAATTCTAACAGATTCTTTATGATAAAACCGAAGATAGTAATGGTCGGAGCTGGAAATGTGGCCTCACATCTCGCTCCGGCTCTTTCTTTTTCAGGAGCATGCGAAGTGGTGCAGGTCTACAGCCGGCACATTGAATCAGCATTGGCTCTTGCCGACAGGATTCCCGGAGCGACGGCCACGGCTGATGTCGGAGCTGTCATCCCTGATGCGGATATCTATCTGATCAGCGTGGCCGACGATGCCATAGCCCAGCTTGCCGAGGCTCTTCCAAAAGGCGATGCTCTTTATCTTCACACATCAGGCTCTGTCGGCATGGAATCCCTTGCGGGACTTTCGGAACGCTATGGGGTGTTTTATCCCTTGCAGACATTCTCAAGGGATGTGGAGCTTGACATGGCTGAAGTCCCGCTTTTCATCGAGGGTTCGACGGATGAGGTTGAGTCGGAGATACGCGGATTTGCCGGACAGTTGTTCCGTTCGGTCTACCACGCTGACAGTGATACCCGAAAGAAGATGCACATCGCAGCCGTGTTTGGCTGTAATTTTACGAATTATCTATGGACTCTTGCTGCCGAACTTCTCGCGCGCGATGGTCTTCCGTTCGAAGTTCTCCGGCCATTGCTTGAGGAGACCTTGCGCAAGGCGTTTGTCAACTCTCCGGCAGCCTCGCAGACAGGCCCTGCGGCGCGTGGCGACCGCCGTGTGATCGACGGCCATCTCTCATTGCTCGATGGCCGTGAAAAAGAAATCTATAGCTTGCTGTCTGACTGCATAATGTCACGCCGTAGCAATAAATGACTGATAAAAAGAAAAAACGAGACAGCCCCGTATGCCATTGAATCAGGTATGCGGGGCTGTCTCGTTGCCGGGATATCCGATATTGCTCTTTTCGGGATATATCTTGACGGAGTCTACTTTATCTTGATGAATACCGGTTGCCATGCTTTAAGGCTCACTGTTTCATCTGTGGTGGGTAGTGGGAGTTTGGTGTCGGCATCGCTGAATATGATGCAGACCTGATTGCCGGTCGCCTTGTCGGTTTTTGTCACTACGAGGACATTACAATCCTGAGTAGGAGAGACAGTATAGAAACTTGCCTCCCCGCGCCACATTGCAGGGTTGGCTTTGCGGAAGTCCATAGCTTTGGCGATATAATCTTTCAGCTCATTTTCTCGGGCATTGCGCGGCGAAAGGTGGCCAGTGGTGCGTGCGATGTTGTCTTTCTGCGCCCCTTTCGAGTCGCGGCTCATGTCGGCATACTCGTCGCCGTAGTAGAGGGTGATAGGTCCAGAATAGGCTGCGAGAATCGCATGGCGTGTCATAAGTTTCTGATAGAACAGCGGGTCGGCCGGATCGAAATGGTCGGCAAGACGGTAGCCGTCATGATTCGACAGAAAGAGGTTTGGCATCACCGAGTCGTTGAGGTATCCGCGCGAGGTCGGAGGTGAAAGCATTGTGATGACATCGTTCCAGCCGTTTTCAAGACCTTCGGAGTCAATAGCCTGCATAGGACCGCTGATGCGTTCCTTGCCGTCGAAATCGAATGCGCTTTTCAGACCTCCGTCCTTGTAGACACCATTGTTGATGACATCAGCTGTGCCCCAGTCTTCGCCTACGAGATATCCGAGAGTCCCCCAGCGTTCTCCGCGAGCTTTTCGCGTGGCCGTAACCGAGTCGACAGCTTCGCGGATTTCATTCCAGTAGTTGTGGCCGCCCTGTAATGCCTGATATGCCTGGTCGAGACGCCATCCGTCGATGCCGTATTTGTCAATGTAATATGTCGCAAGGTCTTTGAAATATTCGAGAGACTGGGGATAGACCACGTTACCTTTGCCTCCGCTTTCGCCACGGTCGCTGAAAACCCATTCAGATGTGATTT is part of the Duncaniella dubosii genome and encodes:
- a CDS encoding alpha-amylase family glycosyl hydrolase, producing the protein MKLKLIFLSLLASLFGVRWGHASEPVKDPRELIIYQVMVASFQHSPDGAPGYTAMWGPDDAIKNGNLRGIINSLDHIKSLGANALWMTPVFDSSTADGGEKLQATGYFTNDYFKIDPHFGTESDLRELIEEAHKRGIHVILDGVFGHHGGVTSPSPNGHEITSEWVFSDRGESGGKGNVVYPQSLEYFKDLATYYIDKYGIDGWRLDQAYQALQGGHNYWNEIREAVDSVTATRKARGERWGTLGYLVGEDWGTADVINNGVYKDGGLKSAFDFDGKERISGPMQAIDSEGLENGWNDVITMLSPPTSRGYLNDSVMPNLFLSNHDGYRLADHFDPADPLFYQKLMTRHAILAAYSGPITLYYGDEYADMSRDSKGAQKDNIARTTGHLSPRNARENELKDYIAKAMDFRKANPAMWRGEASFYTVSPTQDCNVLVVTKTDKATGNQVCIIFSDADTKLPLPTTDETVSLKAWQPVFIKIK